Genomic segment of Umezawaea sp. Da 62-37:
GTCGACGTGCCGCAGCGCCTCCTGGTGCCGACGGCGCATCGACGCGGTCTCCCACCTGGTCTCGGCCGCCTGCGCGGGGGAGGCGCCCGCCGGGTCGCCGGGGTCGACCTCGGCCAGCAGCGCGCGGTGCCGGGCCCGCCACCGCGGCGGCACGTCCGGGTCCGCCGCCACCTGCCGCAGCACCTCCACGGCCCGCTGGTGCTCGCCGAGGCAGTGGTCGGAGTACGCCAGCACCAGCCGCATCTCGGCGGCCCGCTCCGGATCGCGCGTCGTCGCCAGCACGGCCCGCGCCTCGTCCGCGTGCCGTTCGCCGAGCCAGAACCGCAGCCGCACCAGCCTGGTGGTCAGCGACTCCCGCGCGCTGTCGCGCAGGCTCGGGCCCTCCACGGCGTGCGCCAGCAGTTCGGCGGCGATCGAGGGGGAGCGGCCCGCGACGGCGTTCGTGTGCGACAGCAGCCACTGGGTGACCCAGGCGTCGGCGGGCACCGGTCCGCCGAGCAGCTGCTCCGCGACCCGTTCCACGTGCGCGCCCGCGGTGTCCAGGGTCTCCGCCGACTGCCGGTGCAGCGCGACCCGCACCGTGGTCGGGATCGCCTCGTACAGCGCGCGGCGCACCAGCCCGTGGCGGAACGCGAACCGCTGCCCGGACTCGCCGATCACGCCCGCGTTCGACGCCTCCTCCACGGCGGGCAGCAGCTCGGAGGCCTGCCTGCCCATCACCGTGGCCAGGTCGCTCAGGTCGAACTCCACGCCGAGCAGCGCGGCCCAGCGCAGCGCGGCCCTGGTGGTGTCGTCGAGGTGGTCCAGCCGCCTGGTCACGACGGTGTTGACCGTCGGCTGCGACGGGTACCGGCTGCGGTCGTGGGCGATCTCGGCGATGCCGTCGAACACGGTCACCGCGTCGTCGCGCACCAGCGCCCCGACGATCTCCTCCAGGTAGCGGGGGTTGCCGCCCGCGCAGTCGGTCGTGCCGAGCAGTTCGGCGCCGGGAGCGGTGCCGAGCAGCCCGCGCACCAGTTCCGTGGCGGCGGTCTCGTCGAGCGGGGCGAGCCGCAGCAGCTCGCCGCCGCCCATCGACACCATGGTCCGCAACGGGTCCAGCTCGGCCCGGCGGGGGTGCGGCCTGCACGAGCCGACGAGCAGCAGCGGCAGGTGCCGGGTGGCCTTCGCGAGCCGGTGCCACACGAGCAGGCTGGCGTCGTCGGCCCACTGGAGGTCCTCCAGCACCAGCACGACGGGGCCGTCCGCGCACAGCTCGTCGACGAAGCCGACGACCCGGTCCACCAGGCCGATCAGCCGGTCCACGGCCACCAGCACCGGGTCCTCCTGCTGCCACGGGTAGGCGGGCTCGGTCGGGTGCCCCGGCAGGCCTGCCGCGAACCCGGCCCGGCGCGGGTCCGGCGACAGCGGGTCGACGCCGAGGCACGCCAGCACGAGGCTGAGCGGAAAGCGCCTTCCCATCTCGTCGCCCGCCTGCCACAGCACCTCGCAGCCGCGGTCCACCGCGTCGGCGAGCCCGGTGGCGACCAGGCCGGACTTGCCGATCCCCGGCTCGCCCTCGACCCACACGGCGGTGCCCTTGCCGTTCATCAGCCCGACGAGCGCGCCGCGCAGCGCGGCCAGCTCGGACTCCCGGCCGACGAACACCTTCGGGTACGGCGGGACGGGCGACCGCGGCGCCACGTCGGGCTGCCCGCCCGCCCGTTCGCGGGCCGCGGTGATCTCGTCGTGCACCTTGCGCAGCTTCGCGCCCGGCTCGATGCCGAGCTGGTCGACCAGGACCTCCCTGGTCTCCCGGAACACCTCCAGCGCCTCGTTCGGACGGCCGGACCGGTGCAGCGCCTGCATCAGCAGCGCCCTCGGCGTCTCGCGCAGCGGGTAGGCGGTGCTCAGGTCGAACAGCTCGTCGACGGCCTCGGTGAGGTCGCCCGACTCCAGCATGATCTCGGCGCGCCGCTCCAGGACGTCGAGGTGCAGCTCGGCGAGCCTGCCCCGGTGCAGCGCGGCGAACGGACCGTCGATGCCGGTGAGCGCCTCGCCCCGCCACAGCCCCAGCGCGGCGTCCAGCGCGGCCCGCGCGGCCGTCGCGTCCCGGCGGTCCCAGCTCTGCTGCGCGGCCTCCCGCAACCGGTCGAACTCGCGCACGTCCAGCAGGCCGGGTTCCAGGCGCAGGCTGTAACCGGACCCCGCGGACACCAGCATCTGGCCGCCGGTCCACTTGGAACGGACGGGTTCGAGCGCGCGCCGCAGCCGGGAGACGTAGGTGTAGAGGCTGCTGTCGACCGCGCCGGGCGGCGACTCGCCCCAGATCGCGTCGACCAGCTCCTCGCGGGACACCACCTGGTTCGCGCGCATCGCCAGCACCGTGAACAGGGCGCGCTGCCGGGCCGATCCGAGGGCCAGCTCGACGTCGCCGCGCCAGGCGCGCACCGCGCCCAGCAGCTGGACCCGCAGCGGTTCGGCCAACTCCGTCGACATCCTGCGCCGCTCCCGTTCCGCAACGCGCAAGCCCGCGCGAGCACCGCCGGTGCCAACCGCCCACTTTACCGCTCTGGGAGGGGAAAACAGCGCAGGAAAAAGGCAACGCCGTTGACGAATGACGGGTCAACGATGAAGCTATCGGCGTACCGGCTGGTATCCCGACGACTCGACGCGAAATGAGACGCGTCCTGCAAGGTTGGCGCCCGGATCGGGCAAGGCAACGGATGAGAAGTGCACGAGGGCAGGATTCGCAGGTCAAAAGGCCACGAAGAATGATAACCGCGTGACCGAACAGCAGGCCCGTGGCACTCTCTCATAGTAAGTTCACACGGAGTCAAGACTGGGCCGTGCGATTCGCCGTCGGCGTCAAGAGTTCGTAGAGGTCGCTCGCCCACACTTCGAATCGAAAGATCGAACTGTGGAGGCACTCATGGCACGGGTACGGGTCGTCGTACACAGCACGGACCCCATGACCTACGTCGGGCTGACGAGCTACCTCAAGTCGCGTCCCGAGATGGTCGTCGTCGACAAGCAGGACGCGGGACAGGCCGACGTCGCCGTGTTCTCGACCGAAAGGCTCACCTCGGAGGCCATGAACCGGCTCCGCGAGCTGGCCGCCGAGCGCACGATCCCGACGGTCCTGATGGCGGGGGCGCTCACCGAGGCCCCGCTGCTCGCGGTGGTGGAGTGCGGTGTGGTCGCGATACTGCCGAGGAGCGCGGTGACCGGCGAACAGCTGGTCGACAGCATCATGGCCGCGGCCGCGGGCAACGGCGTCATGCCGCGCGACATCCTGGGCAAGCTGCTCAAGCGCGTGGAGATGCTCCAGCGCGAGGTGCTGGCGCCCAACGGGCTCAACGTCGCGGGCCTGGAACCGCGGGAGGTGGACGTCCTCCGGCTGATCGCGGAGGGGTGGGGCACCGACGAGATCGCGAAGGAGCTCCAGTACTCGGAGCGCACCGTCAAGAACGTCATCTACAACGTCACGAACCGGTTGAAGTTGCGCAACCGCGCGCACGCCGTCGCCTACGCGCTTCGCGCGGGCGTGATCTGATCCCCCTCCACCAATTGTTCGTTTAGTTCACGACCGGAGTTGTTCCCAGTACGAGGACCGGCAATTCCCCCGCCGAGTAACCGCGCGCTTGCTCCGCACTCGCAGCGCGGTCCGGTGATTCGAACTTCGTTTCCGCAGTGCACGTGGTCGACCGCACAACGCCAATGACGTGGCGCGCCGCCGAGGACCGGGGCCATCGGGCCCCGGTCGGCGGTCGACCCGAAAGGTGATCGAACGAAATGAATTCCCGACGCACGTGCATTCGCGCGTGCGGATGCCGGTCAGCGTCCTGTCGCGGACCTGCCGAGCTCGTGGTGCCGTTCGGCGATCTGGGACCTCGACCGGACGCCGAGCTTCCCGAGGATCCGGGTCACGTGGGCCTGGACCATGCGGCGCGGCAACGACATCCGGACCGCGATGTCCGGGTTGGACTGGCCGCTCGCGACCAGCTCGGCGATCCGCAGCTCGACCGGCGTGAGCGTGTCCCAGCCCGCCGCCGCCCGCGTGCTCACGGCGGCGACGTCGTGGTGGATCCCGAACTCGTCCATCTTCGCCACGGCCCGCGCCAGATCCCATTTGGCGTCCAGCTCGGTGTAGATCTCCGCGGCCTCCGCGTACGCCGCCCGCGCGTCGGCGCGCATGCCGACCTTCGCCAGCAGCACGGACGCCTCCTCCAGCGCCGCCGCCAGCTCCACCCGGCGGCCGACCTGGCGGTAGTGCCCGACCGCGACCAGCGCGGGCTCCGGGTCGCCGGTGACGAGCGCCTTGCACCGGTGCAGCGCGGTGTAGGCCCGCGTGGGCACGGACTCCCGCGCCGCCTCCAGCTCGGCGACCTCCATCACCTCGGCCACCCGGTCGTGGTCGCCCACCTCCAGCGCGAGCCGCAGGATGTCCGGCAGCCACTGGTGGCGCAGCATCATGTCCGCGTAGGCCGGGTTGAGGATCCGCTTCACCGCGTCCAGCCCGCGC
This window contains:
- a CDS encoding response regulator transcription factor; this encodes MARVRVVVHSTDPMTYVGLTSYLKSRPEMVVVDKQDAGQADVAVFSTERLTSEAMNRLRELAAERTIPTVLMAGALTEAPLLAVVECGVVAILPRSAVTGEQLVDSIMAAAAGNGVMPRDILGKLLKRVEMLQREVLAPNGLNVAGLEPREVDVLRLIAEGWGTDEIAKELQYSERTVKNVIYNVTNRLKLRNRAHAVAYALRAGVI
- a CDS encoding BTAD domain-containing putative transcriptional regulator, which translates into the protein MSTELAEPLRVQLLGAVRAWRGDVELALGSARQRALFTVLAMRANQVVSREELVDAIWGESPPGAVDSSLYTYVSRLRRALEPVRSKWTGGQMLVSAGSGYSLRLEPGLLDVREFDRLREAAQQSWDRRDATAARAALDAALGLWRGEALTGIDGPFAALHRGRLAELHLDVLERRAEIMLESGDLTEAVDELFDLSTAYPLRETPRALLMQALHRSGRPNEALEVFRETREVLVDQLGIEPGAKLRKVHDEITAARERAGGQPDVAPRSPVPPYPKVFVGRESELAALRGALVGLMNGKGTAVWVEGEPGIGKSGLVATGLADAVDRGCEVLWQAGDEMGRRFPLSLVLACLGVDPLSPDPRRAGFAAGLPGHPTEPAYPWQQEDPVLVAVDRLIGLVDRVVGFVDELCADGPVVLVLEDLQWADDASLLVWHRLAKATRHLPLLLVGSCRPHPRRAELDPLRTMVSMGGGELLRLAPLDETAATELVRGLLGTAPGAELLGTTDCAGGNPRYLEEIVGALVRDDAVTVFDGIAEIAHDRSRYPSQPTVNTVVTRRLDHLDDTTRAALRWAALLGVEFDLSDLATVMGRQASELLPAVEEASNAGVIGESGQRFAFRHGLVRRALYEAIPTTVRVALHRQSAETLDTAGAHVERVAEQLLGGPVPADAWVTQWLLSHTNAVAGRSPSIAAELLAHAVEGPSLRDSARESLTTRLVRLRFWLGERHADEARAVLATTRDPERAAEMRLVLAYSDHCLGEHQRAVEVLRQVAADPDVPPRWRARHRALLAEVDPGDPAGASPAQAAETRWETASMRRRHQEALRHVDAALAEVSGDPAEADLELCLLEDKVFTLQNLDDLDAASRTLEAARHLVTLRGLPDGPHIPLAVHHYWLGRWDEALAELDAVVRDRPAITFHGVRQHGSIRLLHGVKALVAAHRDDSAALETHLKAAVDHPAAPVGIRDDFLSMALSVAAEQRGRPDEALRALLPLLADDHPRMAPNHQWLPRLARLALEQGEPDLAEAALAACRLGADQEAGPARATTAARWCQGLVERDPDALVAVAEHFGSIGRKVELAAVSEDRAVLLAAADRTEEAHSAFYDALTVYTGLGAAWDLRRAESRLKPFGIRWRVGGRGAADGRTLDQIEQRVAELVAAGWPNSDIATRLSMSRNTVQVHVTRLLRKLEVDSRLGVTRQVLDRYADRRVTTG